The DNA sequence AGCTCACCCGGGCCCGGCAGCAGCGGTTGCGCGACAGCGCTCAGCGTGCCCGCGGGAATGGTCGGCGGCGTCGACAGGGTAGCCCTCACGGTTCATCCTCTCCCGGCTCCACCCGCCCCTGTCAAGATCAATGCCGCGAAGTTGCCGGGCGATCGGGGGGATGAGGGCCGTTCATTCCCCCGATCGCCCGGCGACTTCGCTGCTGGCGCGCTCCGAGGCGCGGGTCAGAGGGTGTGGAGGGTGGGGACGATGTGGCGGCCCAGGGACTCGATGTAGCCGACGGGGTCGGTGCCGTACGGCATCACGTGGACCTCGTCGATGCCGATCGCGGCGAAGTCGGCCATGCGGCGCAGGAAGTCCGCGCTGTCGGCCGCGTCCGGGGCCAGCCGGGCGGTCCAGGTGATGGTCTTGCGGATGCGGCCGTAGTCGGCGCCCTCGCGGTCGCAGTGGGCGGCCAGCACGTCGAGCTTGCCCTTGATCAGGTCGGGTCCGGCCTGCGGACCGGCGAACAGGTTGCAGGCGTCGGCGTACTTCGCGACCAGGCGCAGGGTCTTCTTCTCCCCCATCCCGCCGATCATGATGGGCGGGTGCGGGCGCGACACCGGCTGCGGCGAGTTGATCGTCTCGGCGAGCCGGTAGTGGCGGCCCTCGAACGGGCCGGTCTCGTCGCTCCACATCTGGCGCACGACGCGCAGCGTCTCCTCCAGCCGCTCGAACCGCTCCGACAGCGCCGGGAACGGCACCCCGTAGGCGGCGTGCTCGCGGTCGTACCAGGCGGCGCCGATGCCGAGCACGGCCCGGCCGCCCGACAGCACGTCCAGCGTCGTCACGATCTTGGCGAGCAGGCCCGGATGCCGGTACGTGACCCCGGTGACCAGCAGTTGCAGCTCCACGGTGCTGGTCTGCCCGGCGAGGAACCCGAGCGTGGTGTAGCCCTCCAGCATCGGGGCGTCGGGCTCGCCCAGGCCCATGCCCTCCATCTGCAGGTAGTGGTCCATGACCGACACGTTGTCCAGCCCGGCCGCCTCGGCGGCCTGCCCGGCCTGGGCCAGGGTCGGCCCGATCGCCGCGGTGCCGCCCGGGAAGGCGAAGTTGACAATGTGTACGCCGATTCGCATCCGAAGTCCCCCTGTGTGCCGCCGTGTCGCGTGTGGAACCGCCGACGACACCGTACCCGCAGCGATACTGCGACGAGGCCAGATGCGGCCCGCGCCGCCGCGGCCGTCAGATGCGGTACTGCGGGGCGTCGGGGTCGTCCGGGTACGGCCGGCTGAG is a window from the Catellatospora sp. TT07R-123 genome containing:
- a CDS encoding LLM class F420-dependent oxidoreductase; translated protein: MRIGVHIVNFAFPGGTAAIGPTLAQAGQAAEAAGLDNVSVMDHYLQMEGMGLGEPDAPMLEGYTTLGFLAGQTSTVELQLLVTGVTYRHPGLLAKIVTTLDVLSGGRAVLGIGAAWYDREHAAYGVPFPALSERFERLEETLRVVRQMWSDETGPFEGRHYRLAETINSPQPVSRPHPPIMIGGMGEKKTLRLVAKYADACNLFAGPQAGPDLIKGKLDVLAAHCDREGADYGRIRKTITWTARLAPDAADSADFLRRMADFAAIGIDEVHVMPYGTDPVGYIESLGRHIVPTLHTL